From the Polaribacter tangerinus genome, the window AACCTCCTTTTTACCAGCTATTTACATTTTATTTTCAAAAAAGGCTAAAAAACGCTTTAAAAATAGTTGTGAGGTTTAAAATAGGGTGTATATTTGCACCCGCTAACGTCAATTTATTTTGGTTAGTGAAGTTCATTGCTTAGTTTGTTTTTTTTGCGAAAAAAAAAGTTTTTAATTTTTCTTGTGGTATTAAGAAATAAGTTTTAAGTTTGCACCCGCTAAGAAAACGGCTATAGTTCATTAAGGGATTTTGGAATAATTTTATTTAGGTAAAGTTAGTTAGTTCGAGTCTAACATTTCTACAATTTTAGTGTTTTAGGATACTAAATAAGTTCATTGAAAATATTGAAATTGACAGCGTAAACAAAGAGTAGAATAACCGCATTATTATATAATAGTGTAAATTCTTTTGAAACTTATTCATTCATATTATAAAGATATACAATGAAGAGTTTGATCCTGGCTCAGGATGAACGCTAGCGGCAGGCTTAACACATGCAAGTCGAGGGGTAACATTGTGCTTGCACAGATGACGACCGGCGCACGGGTGCGTAACGCGTATAGAACCTACCTTTTACTAGAGAATAGCCTTTAGAAATGAAGATTAATGCTCTATAGTATTTAGTTTCGGCATCGGGATTAATTTAAAGATTTATTGGTAAGAGATGGCTATGCGTCCTATTAGTTAGATGGTAAGGTAACGGCTTACCATGACTTTGATAGGTAGGGGTCCTGAGAGGGAGATCCCCCACACTGGTACTGAGACACGGACCAGACTCCTACGGGAGGCAGCAGTGAGGAATATTGGACAATGGAGGCAACTCTGATCCAGCCATGCCGCGTGCAGGAAGACTGCCCTATGGGTTGTAAACTGCTTTTATACAGGAAGAAACACTGGTATGTATACCAGCTTGACGGTACTGTAAGAATAAGGACCGGCTAACTCCGTGCCAGCAGCCGCGGTAATACGGAGGGTCCGAGCGTTATCCGGAATCATTGGGTTTAAAGGGTCCGCAGGCGGTCGATTAAGTCAGAGGTGAAATCCCATAGCTTAACTATGGAACTGCCTTTGATACTGGTTGACTTGAGTCATATGGAAGTAGATAGAATGTGTAGTGTAGCGGTGAAATGCATAGATATTACACAGAATACCGATTGCGAAGGCAGTCTACTACGTATGTACTGACGCTCATGGACGAAAGCGTGGGGAGCGAACAGGATTAGATACCCTGGTAGTCCACGCCGTAAACGATGGATACTAGTTGTTGGGGTTTACCTCAGTGACTAAGCGAAAGTGATAAGTATCCCACCTGGGGAGTACGGTCGCAAGACTGAAACTCAAAGGAATTGACGGGGGCCCGCACAAGCGGTGGAGCATGTGGTTTAATTCGATGATACGCGAGGAACCTTACCAGGGCTTAAATGTAGTATGACAGGACTAGAGATAGTTTTTTCTTCGGACATATTACAAGGTGCTGCATGGTTGTCGTCAGCTCGTGCCGTGAGGTGTCAGGTTAAGTCCTATAACGAGCGCAACCCCTGTCGTTAGTTGCCAGCATGTAAAGATGGGGACTCTAACGAGACTGCCGGTGCAAACCGTGAGGAAGGTGGGGATGACGTCAAATCATCACGGCCCTTACGTCCTGGGCCACACACGTGCTACAATGGTATGGACAATGAGCAGCCATCTGGCAACAGAGAGCAAATCTATAAACCATATCACAGTTCGGATCGGAGTCTGCAACTCGACTCCGTGAAGCTGGAATCGCTAGTAATCGGATATCAGCCATGATCCGGTGAATACGTTCCCGGGCCTTGTACACACCGCCCGTCAAGCCATGGAAGCTGGGAGTGCCTGAAGTCGGTCACCGAGAGGAGCCGCCTAGGGTAAAACTGGTAACTAGGGCTAAGTCGTAACAAGGTAGCCGTACCGGAAGGTGCGGCTGGAACACCTCCTTTCTAGAGAAAGATGGTGAGTTACAAAAGGGGATTTTTACTCTTTGCTGTTAATTTTATACAACAAGTTACTTAATTCAAGCTATTCTAGTCTCGTAGCTCAGCTGGTTAGAGCGCTACACTGATAATGTAGAGGTCGGCAGTTCGAGTCTGCCCGGGACTACAATTTATAAAGTAATTAGTTATAGGAAATTCTAGAAGCTAGAGAATTCTACATTGTCAATTCTGAATTCGTAATTCTGAATTTCAATTAATGGGGGATTAGCTCAGTTGGCTAGAGCGCTTGCCTTGCACGCAAGAGGTCATCGGTTCGACTCCGATATTCTCCACTAGGTAATGCCAAGAGATGATGTATATTATCTTAAGGGTATTGTAAGGATCAAGATTGATATATTATTATCGGTTTTGATTTGTAACGTTCATTGACATATTGGTAAAATGATATCGTAAGAATCAAAAAGATAGAGCGTTTAGAATAGCAATATTTTAAGCGATTTTTTATAAAAATATAAAAGAGCTCGTTGTAGTAGAGATACTATAGCAAAAAGTACAATAAGTTAAGTAAGGGCGTATGGCGGATGCCTAGGCTCTCAGAGGCGATGAAGGACGTGATAAGCTGCGAAAAGCTACGGGGAGGGGCACATACCTTTTGATCCGTAGATCTCCGAATGGGGCAACCCGTCATGTTGAAGACATGACATCTCGCAAGAGAAGTGAACCCGGTGAACTGAAACATCTAAGTAACCGGAGGAAGAGAAAACAATAGTGATTCCGTTAGTAGTGGCGAGCGAACGCGGATTAGCCCAAACCAATGTTGTTACGGCAGCATTGGGGTTGTAGGACCAAGACATTTGATGCTTATTGAATTAGAACTGTTTGGAAAGACAGACCATAGCGGGTGATAGTCCCTTATAAGTAAGATAAGTTATTGATATTGGTATCCTGAGTAGTGCGGGACACGAGTAATCCTGTATGAATCCACCGGGACCATCCGGTAAGGCTAAATACTCCTGAGAGACCGATAGTGAACTAGTACCGTGAGGGAAAGGTGAAAAGAACCCTAAGTAAGGGAGTGAAATAGAACCTGAAACCGTACGCCTACAAGCGGTCGGAGCTGCATTTATGTGGTGACGGCGTGCCTTTTGCATAATGAGCCTACGAGTTACTGTTTCTAGCAAGGTTAAGATTTTAAGAATTGGAGCCGTAGCGAAAGCGAGTCTGAATAGGGCGCTTTAGTTAGTAGTAGTAGACGCGAAACCGAGTGATCTACCCATGGGCAGGTTGAAGCTGTGGTAACACATAGTGGAGGACCGAACCAGTTGACGTTGAAAAGTCTTTGGATGACCTGTGGGTAGGGGTGAAAGGCCAATCAAACTCGGAAATAGCTCGTACTCCCCGAAATGCATTTAGGTGCAGCGTTGAGTAAAAGTTTTATAGAGGTAGAGCTACTGATTGGATGCGGGGGCTTCACCGCCTACCAATTCCTGACAAACTCCGAATGCTATAAAATGTTTCTCAGCAGTGAGGGCATGGGTGCTAAGGTCCATGTCCGAGAGGGAAAGAACCCAGACCATCAGCTAAGGTCCCCAAATATATGTTAAGTTGAAAAAACGAGGTTTGTCTGCCCAGACAGCTAGGATGTTGGCTTGGAAGCAGCCATTCATTTAAAGAGTGCGTAACAGCTCACTAGTCGAGCGGACGAGCATGGATAATAATCGGGCATAAACATATTACCGAAGCTATGGATTTGTATTAATACAAGTGGTAGGGGAGCATTGTAAACTGCGTAGAAGGTGTATTGTAAGATATGCTGGAGTGTTTACAAAAGAAAATGTAGGCATAAGTAACGATAAGGGGTGTGAGAAACGCCCCCACCGAAAGACTAAGGTTTCCTCAGCGATGCTAATCAGCTGAGGGTTAGTCGGGTCCTAAGGCGAATCCGAAGGGAGTAGTCGATGGCCAACGGGTTAATATTCCCGTACTTCTTATAATTGCGATGGGGTGACGGAGTATTGAAAGCACCGCGAACTGACGGAATAGTTCGTTGAAGGCTGTATCTATAGGATCTGTAGGCAAATCCGCAGATTTTGGAGAAGGTTGATAGTACCATAAGGCTTCGGCTGCGTGGATAGTGTGCCTAAAGGCTTCCAAGAAAAACCTCTAAGCTTCAGGTTATAAGAACCCGTACCGTAAACCGACACAGGTAGTTGGGATGAGAATTCTAAGGTGCTCGAGAGATTCATGGCTAAGGAACTAGGCAAAATAGACCCGTAACTTCGGGAGAAGGGTCGCCACGCCTTTGGCGTGGCCGCAGTGAAAAGGTCCAGGCGACTGTTTATCAAAAACACAGGGCTTTGCTAAATTGAAAGATGATGTATAAGGCCTGACACCTGCCCGGTGCTGGAAGGTTAAGTGGAGTTGTTAGCATTTGCGAAGCAGTGAAATGAAGCCCCAGTAAACGGCGGCCGTAACTATAACGGTCCTAAGGTAGCGAAATTCCTTGTCGGGTAAGTTCCGACCTGCACGAATGGTGCAACGATCTGGACACTGTCTCAGCCATGAGCTCGGTGAAATTGTAGTATCGGTGAAGATGCCGATTACCCGCAGCGGGACGAAAAGACCCCGTGAACCTTTACTATAGCTTAGTATTGGCTTTGGATAAGTAATGTGTAGGATAGGTGGGAGACTATGAAGCGGCGTCGCTAGGCGTTGTGGAGTCATCCTTGAAATACCACCCTTTGCTTATCTAGAGTCTAACTCAGAGATGAGGACAGTGCTTGGTGGGTAGTTTGACTGGGGTGGTCGCCTCCAAAAGAGTAACGGAGGCTTCTAAAGGTACCCTCAGCACGCTTGGTAACCGTGCGTAGAGTGCAATGGCATAAGGGTGCTTGACTGAGAGACATACAGGTCGATCAGGTTGGAAACAAGAGCATAGTGATCCGGTGGTTCCGCATGGAAGGGCCATCGCTCAAAGGATAAAAGGTACTCCGGGGATAACAGGCTGATCTCCCCCAAGAGCTCATATCGACGGGGGGGTTTGGCACCTCGATGTCGGCTCGTCACATCCTGGGGCTGGAGAAGGTCCCAAGGGTTGGGCTGTTCGCCCATTAAAGTGGCACGCGAGCTGGGTTCAGAACGTCGTGAGACAGTTCGGTCTCTATCTGCTGTGGGCGTTAGAAATTTGCGTGGATCTGACTCTAGTACGAGAGGACCGAGTTGGACTGACCTCTAGTGTACCTGTTGTTTCGCCAGAAGCATGGCAGGGTAGCTACGTCGGGAAGGGATAAGCGCTGAAAGCATATAAGCGCGAAACCCACCACAAGATGAGATTTCTTTAAAGGGTCGTGGAAGATGACCACGTTGATAGGCTATAGGTGTAAAGGCAGTAATGTCATAGCCAAGTAGTACTAATAACCCATAGACTTATGTACGTTTCCCGCCGCAAGGCGGGAGCCACTCTTTTTTAGTTTGTTGCTTACGATCTTATTTTACCATATGTTAATTTTATACAGTTATGTGAACACGTAGCTGAAAATTTTAGGGTGGTTATAGCATTAGGGCTCACCTCTTCCCATTCCGAACAGAGAAGTTAAGCCTAATAGCGCCGATGGTACTGCATTATTGTGGGAGAGTAGGTCGCTGCCTTTCTTATATTCTTTACATAGAATATGTAAAAGCCTTGTATCATTTGATACAAGGCTTTTTTTGTTAACACTTCTCAATAACTAATACCTAAATCTTAAGCTAAATTGTTATATTTTACAGAGCACACTCTATTTTTAGTTATAAAATAGCAATATATCCGTGTTTAATTCTCTTAGTATTGAGTATGTTATCTGACGATATAATATAGTTAATCTTTCTTTATTTTAGTTTATTCAATCGTAATTGTATAAATTCTAAAATTTTAGTATGCTCTTTTGCATTATTTTCCAGAGACCAATACTTTTTTGGTAAATCTATTAATAATTATAGATATAATTTTATTCATCAATTTTACATTGATATTTACACAATTTGTGTTTATAATTTTCAATAGGATGTACAAAAATCATGTTTGATTTTTTTTTGGACAAAAAAAAATCTCAAAAAAATATTTTTTTTGAGATTTAGTAGCGAAGACGGGATTTGAACCCGTGACCTCAGGGTTATGAATCCTGCGCTCTAACCAACTGAGCTACCTCGCCATTGGTTTGCGGGTGCAAATATAGTTACTTTTTATAGATAACCAACAACTGTTTTTAATTTTTTTTAAATAGAATTAATACTTATATTGTCAGCTTAATAAAATAATAATGGAAAAAGTAAAATTTGAAATCGAAGTGCCAGTTCATGCATCTCCAAATATGCTATATCAATATATTTCATCACCATCAAATTTGCAGGAGTGGTTTGCAGATAAAGTAAACTCTAGAGGTAAAGTATTTAGTTTTATTTGGGAAGATACTGAGGAACTAGCAGAGTTAGTTATTAAAAAATCTGGCGAGCGTGTTAGATGGAAATGGATTGAAAGCAAAGAAGATGATAGTTTTTTCGAAATAAAAATTCAAGTAGATCCTTTAACTAACGATGTATCTTTAATAATAACAGACTTTGCTGATGATGAAGATGAAGTGGAAGAAGCAAAACAATTATGGGAAAATCAAATTGATGAGTTAAAAAATACGATTGGTGCTTAATAGCAACTTCTCTAAATATTTTATAATAGCCTGCATAATTGCTGGTTTTTTTATGATTTTTTCTTTTAATTATAGTAATTTTGCTACCTAAATTTTGGGTAAAGATGGTAAACTTTAATGGTGAATTATTATTTAAAGAAAATGTTTCATTAACTACTGATAATAGAGGATTTAAATACGGTGACGGTATTTTTGAAACTATCAAAGTAATTAACAAAAAAATTATTTTCTGGGAAGATCACTATTTTAGATTAATGGCTTCTATGCGAATGTTGCGAATGAAAATTCCGATGGAGTTTACTTTAGAGTTTTTACAAGAAGAAATTTTGAAAACTATAGCTGTTTCTGATACTGGATCTAGTTACAGAGTTCGTTTAAATGTTTTTAGAAAGGATGGTGGTTTTTATACACCTACCACAAACGAAGTGTCTTATTTAATTGATGTATCTCTCGATAGCTTCACAACAAAAGAGACATATGAAATAGACGTTTTTAAGGATTTTTACAATTATTCTGGTCTTTTGTCTACAATTAAAACCAACAATAGACTTATTAATACCTTAGCAAGTATTTATGCAAAAGAAAATGATTTAGACAATTGTGTTTTAGTAAATGAGCGAAAAGGTGCCGTAGAAGTTACCAATGGAAATTTATTTATTTTAAAAGGTTTTACAGTTAAAACACCTAGTTTATCTGAAGGTTGTATAAAGGGTATTGTGAGAGCAAAGGTGATAGAAATTTTAAATAAGAATAAAGAGTATACAATAGAAGAAACTACTATTTCTCCTTTTGAAATTCAAAAAGCAGATGAAGTTTTTATTACCAATGCAATTATGGGAATTCAACCTGTAACAAAATATAAGAAAAAGAAATTTAAAACAGATTTAGGTAAAAAATTACACGCTAGTCTTAGAGTATTACAAATTGCAGGAAATTAATTGAGGTTAAAATCTTTTGGTGCATTAGACCATAATTTATAGTCTCCTCCTTTTTGTAGTAGTTTGTTTTTCCATAAATTATCTTCTTTAATAGCAAGTATGTTTTTAAAATCGTTTTCAGAGAGAAACCAAGATTTATTTTGAAGTTCTTCTATTAGTTGATTTTTATTCCAACCAGAATATCCCAAGAAAAACCTAATTTCATTTTCACTTAGTATTTTTTTGTTCAATAACTCTTTTAATTCTTTGAAATTTCCACCCCAAAAAATGCCGTTGGATACCTCTATACTATTTGGAATCAAATGCGGAACTCTATGTATAAAATATAAATTATCTTGCTCTACAGGACCACCTTGATATATTTTTAAATCACAGTCTATTTCAGGTAATAGATCGCATAGAAGATAATCTAATGGCTTATTTAAAATAAAACCTACAGCATTATTATTAGTAAACTCGGTTAATAGAATTATTGCTCTATTAAAGGCATCATCATTTAATATTGCTGGTTCGGCTACGAGTAATTTTCCTTTTTTTATTTTTTCAGAAGGCATAGATGGTTTTTATCACTAAGATAAGAAAATAAAGTATAAAAAAAACTCTCTTTAAAAAAGAGAGTTTTTATGTTATCTAAAAACAGTGTTCTTAGTTTACAGCATCGCTTAAACCAGCACCTGCTTTAAATTTTGCTACATTTTTAGCAGCAATTTGGATAGTTTTTCCAGTTTGTGGATTTCTACCACTTCTTGCTGCTCTGTTAGATACAGAAAAAGTTCCAAAACCTACTAAAGCAACCTTTTCACCTTTCTTTAAAGAAGAAGTTACGTTACCTGTAAAAGACTCTAATGCTGCTTTAGCTGCTACTTTAGAAATTCCTGCGTCAGCAGCCATTGCATCGATTAAATCTGATTTGTTCATAATGATAATTTTTAAATTGTTTAATAAAATTTTTTTTCACGTTAAAACGCTTAACAAATATAGACGGATTGTGGGTTTACGCAAATTACAGTACTAAAAAAGTGGCTTTTTGTTGATAAAAGATAGTCAATTGTTAATAAACCTCACTTTGAAAATCAAAAAACTCTAAAATCCTTGTAGTTAAAGGCTTTACATCATTGTTGCATTTTCATAAAACTGAAATCCGTTTAGCAGACTTTTTGCATCCATTTTTTTCTTTCCAGAAAGTTTGATTTCATCAATAATGATATACCCTTTATTTACAGCAACTTTCATTTCTTTTTTTGAAGTTATTATTTTACCAATTGGTAAATTATGCTCTTCTTGTTGTTTTTTTACTGAATAAATTTTTACACTAATTTCTTCGTTATTATTTTTTAGTATTGTCCATGCACAAGGAAAAGGGTTTAGACCTCGAATTTTGTTATAGATAGTATCTAAATTTTGAAACCAATCTATTTTTGTATTTTCTGTATGAAGTTTAGGGGCTATTTTTTCTTCTTTAAGAGGTTGGTGTATCGTTTTTACATTTCCCTCAGAAATCAACCTTACTGTTTTTGCCACAAGTTTTGCACCAATTAGCATTAATTTGTCGTGAAGACTCCCCACTGTTTCTGTTTCACTTATAGTAGTTCTTTCTTGGAGGATTATGGCACCAGTATCAATCTTTTCATCAATAAAAAAAGTAGAGACACCTGTTGTTTTTTCGCCATTAATAATTGCCCAATGAATTGGTGCGGCTCCTCTGTAATCGGGTAATAAAGAGGCGTGTAAATTAAATGAACCAAGTTCTGGTAGCTGCCAAACTATTTTAGGTAACATTCTAAAAGCAACTACTATTTGTAAATTTCCATTTAAAGCCTTTAACTTTTTATTAAAGTCTATATCTTTTAAATTACGAGGCTGTAATATTGGTAGGTTTTTAGTTTTCGCATACTTTTTTACGGCAGATTCATTTATTTTTCTGCCTCTTCCTGCAGGCTTATCTGGTGCAGTTACCACGCCAACTACAGTATAGTTATTTTCTATTAGATGGCTTAGTATGCTTACTGCAAAATCTGGTGTTCCCATAAAGACTATGCGGATATCTCTCATAATTTTTATTTTATTTTGTACTTATTTTGATTATTAATATAAATTTTGTCTTCTATTAGTAAAGATTGTAAATGATGTAAAAGATCTTCTTCAGATAAGTTAAGACGATTGCCAATTTCTTTGGAGGTTAGATTGTCTTTTTCTTGCAAAAGTTGAAGAATTAAAAAAGCTAAATTTTTAGTATTCTTTTTTTTCTTTTGAATACATACAGAACAGATTCCACAATAGTGAGTACTCTTTTCATTAAAATAGCTTAGCAATTGTATACTTTTACATGTTGTATTATTTTTTACGTAAGATAATAAATCGATAGCTTTTTGTTCTTTTTGCTTCAAAAATTGTTTTATTTCCCTACCAAATCTGTTAATAGTTTTGTCGTCTTCTCTTGGTATTAGAAAATAGATAGAAGTATCTGTAGCAATTGGGGTATATTCTATAAGTTGTTGGTTTTGTAATTGTTCTAATAATTGATGAACTTTTTGAGAGGTAATACCCGCTTTTTTTCCTATGAAGAAAGGATCTATTTTAACTTCATTTTCAAAAAGACCACCATAAGTTCTTAATAAGATATTTAGGAAGTTCTTAATTTCTGATTGACTTTGTGGGTAATTAAGAATTACTTTGTGGTTTGCAACAACTCGAATTTTCGCTTTTTTATTAAAAGAATTATCAAGTGCAATTATTCCGTAATTGTTTAATATTTTTAAAACAGTTTCAGTTTTTTGAATTGAGAAATTATATTTTCTGCAGAATTCTAAAAAATTAAAATCGAAAGAACTTTCTAACAATTCTCCGTTGGCTATTTGAAAATGTTGATA encodes:
- a CDS encoding START-like domain-containing protein, which translates into the protein MEKVKFEIEVPVHASPNMLYQYISSPSNLQEWFADKVNSRGKVFSFIWEDTEELAELVIKKSGERVRWKWIESKEDDSFFEIKIQVDPLTNDVSLIITDFADDEDEVEEAKQLWENQIDELKNTIGA
- a CDS encoding aminotransferase class IV; translated protein: MVNFNGELLFKENVSLTTDNRGFKYGDGIFETIKVINKKIIFWEDHYFRLMASMRMLRMKIPMEFTLEFLQEEILKTIAVSDTGSSYRVRLNVFRKDGGFYTPTTNEVSYLIDVSLDSFTTKETYEIDVFKDFYNYSGLLSTIKTNNRLINTLASIYAKENDLDNCVLVNERKGAVEVTNGNLFILKGFTVKTPSLSEGCIKGIVRAKVIEILNKNKEYTIEETTISPFEIQKADEVFITNAIMGIQPVTKYKKKKFKTDLGKKLHASLRVLQIAGN
- a CDS encoding YqgE/AlgH family protein, with the protein product MPSEKIKKGKLLVAEPAILNDDAFNRAIILLTEFTNNNAVGFILNKPLDYLLCDLLPEIDCDLKIYQGGPVEQDNLYFIHRVPHLIPNSIEVSNGIFWGGNFKELKELLNKKILSENEIRFFLGYSGWNKNQLIEELQNKSWFLSENDFKNILAIKEDNLWKNKLLQKGGDYKLWSNAPKDFNLN
- a CDS encoding HU family DNA-binding protein, giving the protein MNKSDLIDAMAADAGISKVAAKAALESFTGNVTSSLKKGEKVALVGFGTFSVSNRAARSGRNPQTGKTIQIAAKNVAKFKAGAGLSDAVN
- the fmt gene encoding methionyl-tRNA formyltransferase translates to MRDIRIVFMGTPDFAVSILSHLIENNYTVVGVVTAPDKPAGRGRKINESAVKKYAKTKNLPILQPRNLKDIDFNKKLKALNGNLQIVVAFRMLPKIVWQLPELGSFNLHASLLPDYRGAAPIHWAIINGEKTTGVSTFFIDEKIDTGAIILQERTTISETETVGSLHDKLMLIGAKLVAKTVRLISEGNVKTIHQPLKEEKIAPKLHTENTKIDWFQNLDTIYNKIRGLNPFPCAWTILKNNNEEISVKIYSVKKQQEEHNLPIGKIITSKKEMKVAVNKGYIIIDEIKLSGKKKMDAKSLLNGFQFYENATMM